The following proteins are co-located in the Paludibaculum fermentans genome:
- a CDS encoding TonB-dependent receptor, giving the protein MMLCRSLLTLALLPLVVYPQAQSNAGSVKGSVLDQSGGAISNAKLTISDAARGISRNADTNTDGAYYFALVPPGHYRLKVEADGFTTKILEGVDVRVGDTLSLLIQMVVGGVQQEISVQADVPVVEGERVQQANTIELGRIQNLPINRRNYLDFALLAPATADTSAMVDGTDYRVAQTPQSGISFGGGNGRGNGFFIDGVENYINSGGVRPSISQEAVQEFQINRNSASAEFGWAAGGTVNIVTRGGSNGLHGNVFGFLRNRGIQARNFFDPEKSGFTRVQAGATLGGAIRKDRTFFFAAYERLARQETAFVPILQDRSAFNAPTVPQQNLLAALNASGSPTLIGLSRALTAALTPGLNPYVAKLFQANSGTFPFSEGDNAVSVRLDHRFSDRHSIYGRGNLSTLRNQNDQFGALVAYNRGRNFQLWDGTTMLSDIFVINSNWVVETRAMFNFSTVFVTPTDGAGPEQNVTGFGYFGREIFLPSRTYERHYQIIQNWNRHSNAHDIKFGVDLNPVRDTADTETFFSGRFSFGEAIPLSSVIAGAAGSTAVVQQISQFLQAAGQSALLPVLSQPVSALQSLSLGLPTFYQQGFGDPNWIGWSKRYGLFLQDRWRVHPDLTLSAGLRYDIEVNEKVLGTDKNNFAPRFGFAWNPAGSRGFVIRGGYGIYYTPTNLQVANIADALSGRSINQVFVPITGIPQIVNPQTGRPTTSADIYQTMLKQGILGSRTITPADLLPLGIRVGPGLPLRVEFGSDRLRQGYSQQGSFEMERAFGDWAVSVGYLFNHALKIARTSGRNLFYTGATNPNGTPVYGRIDPTLLQKNIFTYDGNSNYHAGILQVQRRMVNNLTLNAHYTWSKAIDDFTDFNSDFSPMDQLCKRCERALSPFHHAHRVVINAVYQSPAHNYILGGWNLAPIFQANSGRPFNLLAGVDVNGDNYSTNDRPFPAGRDIGRGPSYVSVDMRLSRRFRLGSSERAALEFLAEGFNLANHTNFKTVNNTVGAVPLSAIRQPITGIKGASPTTPLAFTSAYDPRQFQFGLKLSF; this is encoded by the coding sequence ATGATGCTCTGCCGTTCCCTGTTGACCTTAGCCCTGTTGCCACTGGTTGTCTATCCGCAGGCACAAAGCAATGCCGGCAGCGTGAAAGGTTCCGTCCTCGATCAGTCAGGCGGAGCCATTTCGAATGCCAAGCTTACCATCAGCGATGCGGCCAGGGGCATCTCCAGAAACGCCGATACCAACACGGACGGAGCCTACTACTTCGCCCTTGTTCCGCCCGGTCACTACCGGCTCAAGGTCGAGGCCGACGGCTTCACCACCAAAATCCTGGAAGGCGTTGACGTCCGTGTCGGCGACACCCTTTCGCTTCTCATTCAGATGGTGGTGGGCGGCGTACAACAGGAGATCAGCGTCCAGGCCGATGTGCCCGTGGTCGAAGGCGAACGCGTCCAGCAGGCCAACACCATTGAACTGGGCCGCATTCAGAACCTGCCCATCAATCGCCGCAACTACCTCGACTTCGCCCTGCTTGCACCCGCCACCGCCGACACCTCCGCCATGGTCGACGGCACGGACTACCGCGTAGCCCAGACGCCGCAATCCGGCATCAGCTTCGGTGGCGGCAACGGCCGCGGCAACGGCTTCTTCATCGACGGCGTCGAGAACTACATCAACTCCGGAGGCGTCCGCCCCTCCATCAGCCAGGAAGCCGTCCAGGAGTTCCAGATCAACCGCAACTCCGCTTCTGCTGAGTTTGGCTGGGCCGCCGGCGGCACCGTCAACATCGTGACCCGCGGTGGCAGCAACGGCCTCCACGGCAACGTCTTCGGCTTTCTCCGCAACCGCGGCATCCAGGCCCGCAACTTCTTCGATCCCGAAAAGTCCGGCTTCACCCGCGTCCAGGCCGGCGCTACCCTCGGCGGCGCCATCCGCAAGGACCGCACCTTCTTCTTCGCCGCCTACGAACGCCTCGCCCGCCAGGAGACCGCTTTCGTCCCCATCCTCCAGGACCGCTCCGCCTTCAATGCCCCCACCGTCCCCCAGCAGAATCTCCTGGCCGCCCTCAATGCCTCGGGCAGCCCCACCCTCATCGGACTCAGCCGCGCCCTCACCGCTGCCCTCACGCCCGGTCTCAATCCGTACGTCGCCAAACTCTTCCAGGCCAACAGCGGAACGTTCCCCTTCAGCGAAGGCGACAACGCCGTCTCCGTCCGGCTCGACCACCGCTTCTCTGACCGTCACAGCATCTATGGCCGCGGCAACCTCTCCACCCTCCGCAACCAGAACGACCAGTTCGGTGCTCTCGTCGCCTACAACCGCGGCCGCAACTTCCAGCTCTGGGACGGCACCACCATGCTCAGCGACATCTTCGTCATCAACAGCAACTGGGTGGTCGAAACGCGCGCCATGTTCAACTTCAGCACCGTCTTCGTGACGCCCACCGACGGCGCCGGACCCGAGCAGAACGTCACCGGCTTCGGCTACTTCGGCCGCGAGATCTTCCTGCCTTCCCGCACCTACGAGCGCCACTACCAGATCATCCAGAACTGGAATCGCCACTCCAACGCTCACGACATCAAGTTCGGCGTCGACCTCAACCCCGTCCGCGACACCGCCGATACCGAGACCTTCTTCAGCGGCCGCTTCAGCTTCGGCGAAGCCATCCCGCTCTCCAGCGTCATCGCCGGAGCGGCCGGCAGCACCGCCGTCGTCCAGCAGATCTCGCAGTTCCTGCAGGCCGCCGGACAGAGCGCCCTGCTCCCCGTCCTCAGCCAGCCGGTCTCCGCGCTCCAGTCGCTCTCGCTCGGCCTGCCCACCTTCTACCAACAGGGTTTTGGCGATCCCAACTGGATCGGCTGGTCCAAACGCTACGGCCTCTTCCTCCAGGACCGCTGGCGCGTCCATCCCGACCTCACCCTCAGCGCCGGCCTCCGCTACGACATCGAAGTGAACGAGAAGGTCCTCGGCACCGACAAAAACAACTTCGCCCCGCGCTTCGGTTTTGCCTGGAATCCGGCCGGCAGCCGCGGCTTCGTCATCCGTGGCGGCTACGGCATCTACTACACGCCCACCAACCTCCAGGTCGCCAACATCGCCGACGCCCTCTCCGGCCGCTCCATCAACCAGGTCTTCGTGCCCATCACCGGCATCCCCCAGATCGTCAACCCGCAAACCGGCCGGCCCACTACCTCGGCTGACATCTACCAGACCATGCTCAAGCAGGGGATCCTCGGCTCGCGCACCATCACCCCGGCCGATCTGCTGCCGCTCGGCATCCGCGTCGGGCCCGGCCTCCCGCTCCGCGTCGAGTTTGGCAGCGACCGTCTGCGCCAGGGCTACTCGCAGCAGGGCAGCTTCGAAATGGAGCGCGCGTTCGGCGATTGGGCTGTCTCCGTCGGTTACCTCTTCAACCACGCCCTCAAGATCGCCCGCACCTCCGGCCGCAACCTCTTCTACACCGGAGCCACCAACCCCAACGGCACGCCCGTCTACGGCCGCATCGATCCCACGCTGCTGCAGAAAAACATCTTCACCTACGACGGCAACTCCAACTACCACGCCGGCATCCTGCAGGTGCAGCGCCGCATGGTCAACAATCTCACCCTCAACGCGCACTACACATGGTCCAAGGCCATCGACGACTTCACCGACTTCAACTCCGACTTCTCGCCCATGGACCAGCTCTGCAAACGCTGCGAGCGCGCCCTGTCGCCCTTCCACCACGCCCACCGTGTCGTTATCAACGCCGTCTATCAGTCGCCCGCGCACAACTACATCCTCGGCGGCTGGAACCTGGCCCCCATCTTTCAGGCCAACTCCGGACGGCCCTTCAACCTGCTGGCGGGTGTCGACGTCAATGGCGACAACTACAGCACGAACGACCGCCCCTTCCCCGCCGGCCGCGACATCGGCCGCGGACCGTCCTATGTCTCCGTGGATATGCGCCTCTCCCGCCGCTTCCGCCTGGGCTCGTCTGAGCGCGCCGCCCTCGAGTTCCTCGCCGAAGGCTTCAATCTGGCTAATCACACCAACTTCAAAACCGTGAACAACACCGTGGGCGCGGTCCCGCTCAGCGCCATCCGCCAGCCCATCACCGGCATAAAGGGCGCCTCACCGACCACACCTCTGGCGTTCACCTCGGCCTATGATCCGAGGCAGTTCCAGTTCGGGCTCAAACTCAGTTTTTAA
- a CDS encoding neutral/alkaline non-lysosomal ceramidase N-terminal domain-containing protein: protein MKPTLFLIALISTSPYLYAASGTKAGVAKVEITPSGPIWMAGYAARTKPSEGATPIWAKALALQDAKGTTAVIVTTDLIGLPKSITDVVSAKVIEQYKLERSQIVFNSSHTHTGPVVRNNLSVMGAQEPAQKRVVEEYANTLRDKLVTVIAAALGDIQPAALAFDYGETGFATNRRVVTDKGVLLGVNPNGPVDHKVPVLRVVAPNGQVRAVLFGYACHNTTLTAEFYEITGDYAGFAQAAVERAYPGATALFMQLCAGDQNPNPRSKLEFAQQHGASLGGEVARVVKTPMKPVSGRIKSVYQMAELPFAPHSSEQFTNELKDQNVFKSRRAAMMLALYQEGRAPRTLQYPVQVIRFDQGFTLVALGGEVVIDYSLWVQRTFPGERLMVAGYSNDVACYIPSARVLREGGYEAVDSMIYYGHPGPFTEEVEPRIQDAITKAMSRVKK from the coding sequence ATGAAACCTACGCTCTTTCTGATCGCCTTAATCAGTACTTCACCGTATCTGTACGCGGCTTCCGGCACGAAGGCCGGGGTTGCGAAGGTGGAGATCACACCCAGCGGTCCGATTTGGATGGCGGGGTATGCGGCGCGGACGAAGCCTAGCGAGGGGGCGACCCCGATCTGGGCGAAGGCGTTGGCGTTGCAGGATGCAAAGGGTACGACGGCCGTGATTGTGACGACCGATCTGATCGGCCTGCCGAAGTCGATTACGGACGTAGTGTCGGCCAAGGTGATTGAGCAGTACAAGCTGGAGCGCAGCCAGATTGTGTTCAATTCCTCACACACGCACACGGGGCCAGTGGTGCGGAACAACCTGTCGGTGATGGGGGCACAGGAGCCGGCGCAGAAGCGGGTAGTGGAAGAGTATGCGAACACGCTGCGCGACAAGCTGGTCACGGTGATTGCGGCCGCGCTGGGCGATATTCAGCCGGCGGCGCTGGCGTTCGATTACGGCGAGACGGGCTTTGCGACGAACCGGCGGGTGGTGACGGACAAGGGCGTGCTGCTGGGCGTGAATCCAAACGGTCCGGTGGATCACAAGGTGCCGGTGTTGCGAGTGGTTGCGCCGAACGGGCAGGTGCGCGCGGTGCTGTTTGGGTATGCCTGCCACAATACGACGCTGACGGCGGAGTTTTACGAGATTACGGGCGACTACGCGGGCTTTGCGCAGGCTGCCGTGGAGAGGGCCTATCCGGGAGCGACCGCGCTGTTTATGCAGCTGTGCGCGGGGGACCAGAATCCGAATCCGCGGTCGAAACTGGAGTTTGCCCAGCAGCATGGGGCGTCGCTGGGCGGTGAAGTGGCGCGCGTCGTGAAGACTCCGATGAAGCCGGTATCGGGGCGAATCAAGAGCGTATACCAGATGGCGGAGCTGCCCTTCGCTCCGCATTCCAGTGAGCAGTTTACTAACGAACTGAAGGACCAGAACGTCTTCAAATCAAGGCGAGCCGCCATGATGCTGGCCCTTTACCAGGAGGGCCGGGCACCGAGGACGCTGCAGTATCCGGTGCAGGTGATCCGCTTTGACCAGGGCTTCACACTGGTGGCCCTGGGCGGCGAAGTGGTGATCGACTACTCGCTGTGGGTGCAACGGACGTTCCCCGGAGAGCGTCTGATGGTGGCAGGCTATTCGAACGATGTGGCCTGCTACATTCCCAGTGCGCGCGTGTTGCGGGAAGGCGGATATGAAGCGGTGGACAGCATGATCTATTACGGGCACCCGGGGCCTTTCACGGAAGAGGTAGAGCCAAGGATTCAGGATGCGATCACAAAGGCGATGAGCAGAGTGAAGAAATAG
- a CDS encoding ROK family protein, whose translation MSLYGAVEAGGTKFVVAVGDDPLQPRDVRRFSTSNNPLETVSEVVEYFRERGPLKGVGVATFGPIDFASGAITNTPKLAWQNFPLRDALRRGLNVPVGFDTDVNGAALGEARCGAGKGLENLVYITVGTGIGGGALVGGQLVHGLMHPEMGHLLVRRAPGEIAEFKGVCPFHGDCLEGLASGPAMQARWGVPADELAPEHEAWRIEADYLAQACVNLACVVSPQVIVLGGGVMGQRHLFPLVRTRAEELSQGYLPLPAIVPPGLEYPGLSGAFVLAMECV comes from the coding sequence ATGAGTTTGTACGGAGCCGTGGAAGCGGGCGGGACCAAGTTTGTCGTGGCCGTCGGTGATGATCCGTTGCAGCCGCGGGATGTGCGGCGTTTTTCGACCTCGAACAATCCGTTGGAGACGGTGTCGGAGGTGGTGGAGTACTTCAGGGAGCGGGGTCCGTTGAAGGGCGTCGGGGTGGCGACCTTCGGGCCGATCGACTTCGCGAGCGGCGCGATCACGAATACGCCGAAGCTGGCGTGGCAGAACTTCCCCTTGCGCGATGCGCTGCGGCGCGGATTGAATGTGCCTGTGGGATTCGATACCGATGTGAACGGAGCGGCTCTGGGCGAAGCGCGCTGCGGCGCGGGCAAGGGCCTGGAGAATCTGGTCTACATCACGGTGGGTACGGGGATCGGCGGCGGAGCCCTGGTGGGCGGGCAACTGGTGCACGGGCTGATGCATCCGGAGATGGGCCACCTGCTGGTGCGGCGGGCTCCGGGCGAGATCGCGGAATTCAAGGGCGTGTGTCCCTTCCATGGCGACTGCCTGGAGGGGCTGGCGAGCGGTCCGGCGATGCAGGCGCGGTGGGGCGTGCCGGCCGATGAACTGGCGCCGGAACACGAGGCATGGCGGATCGAGGCTGACTACCTGGCGCAGGCCTGCGTGAATCTGGCGTGTGTCGTGTCGCCGCAGGTGATTGTGCTGGGCGGCGGCGTGATGGGGCAACGGCACCTGTTTCCGCTGGTGCGGACGCGGGCGGAGGAGCTGAGCCAAGGGTATCTGCCGCTGCCGGCGATTGTGCCTCCGGGGCTGGAGTATCCGGGCCTGAGCGGGGCGTTTGTCCTGGCGATGGAATGCGTATGA
- a CDS encoding RidA family protein gives MSEQRINISSGAKWEPVVGYSRAVRIGAHVWVAGTTAVDEQSEIVGEGDAYEQAKYVFHKIGRALKQAGASLDDVVRTRMFITHLAHQDAIGRAHFEAVGHVRPAATMVQISGLVDSRLLVEIEVDAYIAGD, from the coding sequence ATGAGCGAACAGAGAATCAACATCTCGTCGGGCGCGAAGTGGGAGCCGGTGGTGGGCTACTCGCGGGCCGTGCGGATCGGCGCCCACGTATGGGTGGCGGGCACGACGGCGGTGGACGAGCAGAGCGAGATCGTGGGTGAGGGCGATGCCTACGAGCAGGCGAAGTATGTCTTCCACAAGATCGGCCGTGCGCTGAAGCAGGCAGGTGCGAGCCTCGACGATGTAGTGCGGACGCGGATGTTCATCACACACCTGGCGCACCAGGATGCGATTGGCCGGGCGCACTTCGAGGCGGTGGGCCATGTGCGGCCGGCAGCGACGATGGTCCAGATCAGCGGCCTGGTGGATTCGAGGTTGCTGGTGGAGATCGAAGTGGACGCCTATATCGCGGGCGACTGA
- a CDS encoding TonB-dependent receptor, protein MGGLQGTVKDPSGAVIVNAAVEVRSPALIGIKKQETDQGGYFRFANLPPGLYSVSVTTSGFRGYRKENIALEVGRLPSLDIVLEVGSTSEVVEVAADAVTIDVSQSKVQTNIGNNILANVPTQSRSFQSVIQFAPGARSEPLQAGYQIDGASNSENAYLVEGMETASLFDGHSAANVPMDFIQEVQVKTSGFEAEYGGALGGVVNVISKRGSNQFTGSLFTYYSGSGLDVGPNPTLIKNPLVPTNANGAKRLDQPAETYQPAQDHYRTVTPGFTLGGYLVKDRLWFFASGAPEYQVLGRTVNFAAASGTPGLRTFNRNIDTYYSTARLDYLATQKIRLYGSWSYSYAKGTGTSLPQADDLSSQFNSSSTTNPDNWNNGIGYVAPNVIYSSGADITLTPNLVLTSRFGYFYYDYQDRGLASGLKYIYRDTNYPYSTGNAPALATTTALDGTVLPSQYVNATGWTNIGANSQTVFDKWKKYNFSQDLAWFKRGFGTHNLKFGYTFNHGTNDTISGYNTADVYVAFGVPYGPQTTNGIARCQGINAQNQSLYGQSGGAADGSSCQGLWGTVNLRDLGTAGKVGGWNHALYAQDAWTIGPRLTVNVGVRLDKESLPSYNSLPGFQGINFGWGQKVAPRLGAAYDLTGKGKLKVYASFGYFFDIMKYQLPRGSFGGDYWHDCVYALDTPNFTQILPQRDSQGHYCPLGGGATPAVGSFPANGMRFIENFDYREPANDPNQVGSLGPTGLVDPNLDPMKQHEMVVGAAWEITPSLVFEPRYSRKRLDRTIEDAGTITQNGEVYYIVNPGYGVNQSVQDCNGCPVNPKAVRNYDGIEFRLTKRMSSNFTGSVSYTYSRLYGNYSGLTATDVSDGGGGRNGANSDRAFDEPFMQFDAHGHRADGPLATDRPHTFKGYGYYNLKWWKVNAMIGGFQQIYSGTPLSSYISVWGAPVFVEGRGNFVDMARDPTTGNWSATGVSSKRTPIFSQSDMSFSQDFSVSKSNEKMKARVGVEIFNLFNQKSVTLVNQNLISTSGLNPAQCGTAGTNCTPTQVNQSGFDYGALMSKGYDYVGAANSQSRTLNSLYGMPYGWQNPRSMRLTFRLTF, encoded by the coding sequence ATGGGCGGCCTGCAAGGGACCGTCAAGGACCCCAGCGGTGCGGTCATCGTGAACGCCGCCGTGGAAGTCAGAAGCCCGGCACTGATCGGGATCAAGAAGCAGGAGACGGACCAGGGCGGCTACTTCCGGTTCGCCAACCTGCCGCCGGGCTTGTACTCGGTGTCGGTGACGACCTCGGGATTCCGCGGGTACCGGAAAGAGAACATCGCATTGGAGGTGGGGCGCCTGCCTTCGCTCGACATCGTGCTGGAGGTGGGTTCGACCTCAGAGGTGGTGGAGGTGGCCGCCGATGCGGTGACGATCGACGTCAGCCAGAGCAAAGTGCAGACGAATATCGGCAACAACATACTGGCCAATGTGCCGACACAATCGCGGTCGTTCCAGAGCGTGATTCAGTTCGCGCCGGGCGCGCGCAGCGAGCCGCTGCAGGCCGGCTATCAGATCGACGGCGCGAGCAATTCGGAGAACGCCTATCTGGTGGAAGGCATGGAGACCGCGTCGCTGTTCGACGGGCACTCGGCCGCGAACGTCCCGATGGACTTCATCCAGGAAGTGCAGGTGAAGACGAGCGGTTTTGAGGCGGAGTATGGCGGCGCGTTGGGGGGCGTGGTGAATGTGATCTCGAAGCGCGGATCCAACCAGTTCACGGGCAGCCTGTTCACGTATTACTCGGGCTCCGGCCTGGATGTGGGGCCGAACCCGACGCTGATCAAGAATCCGCTGGTGCCGACAAACGCCAATGGCGCGAAGCGACTGGACCAGCCCGCTGAGACCTACCAGCCGGCGCAGGACCACTACCGCACGGTGACACCTGGTTTCACACTGGGCGGATACCTGGTGAAGGACCGCCTGTGGTTCTTCGCGTCGGGCGCGCCGGAGTATCAGGTACTGGGGCGGACGGTGAACTTCGCGGCCGCATCGGGTACCCCGGGCCTGCGGACCTTCAACCGCAATATCGACACGTATTATTCGACGGCTCGGCTGGACTACCTGGCGACGCAGAAGATCCGGCTGTACGGGTCATGGTCGTACTCGTATGCGAAGGGCACCGGCACTTCCCTGCCCCAGGCCGACGACCTGAGCAGCCAGTTCAATTCGAGTTCAACGACGAATCCGGACAACTGGAACAACGGCATCGGGTATGTGGCGCCGAACGTGATCTATAGCTCGGGCGCGGACATCACGCTGACGCCGAACCTGGTGCTGACTTCGCGGTTCGGCTATTTCTACTACGACTATCAGGACCGCGGGCTGGCTAGCGGGTTGAAGTACATCTATCGCGACACGAACTATCCGTATAGCACGGGCAATGCTCCGGCGCTGGCTACGACGACCGCCCTGGACGGCACGGTTCTGCCATCGCAGTATGTGAACGCCACGGGCTGGACGAATATCGGCGCCAACAGCCAGACGGTGTTCGATAAGTGGAAGAAGTACAACTTCAGCCAGGACCTGGCCTGGTTCAAGCGCGGGTTCGGCACGCACAACCTGAAGTTCGGCTACACGTTCAACCACGGCACGAACGATACGATCAGCGGCTACAACACGGCGGACGTGTATGTCGCCTTTGGCGTGCCGTACGGACCGCAAACCACGAACGGCATCGCCCGGTGCCAGGGCATCAACGCCCAGAACCAAAGCCTGTACGGACAATCCGGCGGAGCGGCCGACGGCAGTTCGTGCCAGGGTCTGTGGGGTACGGTGAACCTGCGCGACCTGGGTACGGCGGGCAAGGTGGGCGGCTGGAATCATGCGCTGTACGCGCAGGATGCGTGGACGATCGGTCCGCGGCTGACGGTGAATGTCGGCGTGCGGCTGGACAAGGAGAGCCTGCCCTCGTACAACTCGCTGCCGGGCTTCCAGGGCATCAATTTTGGCTGGGGCCAGAAGGTGGCTCCCCGGCTGGGCGCTGCGTATGACTTGACGGGCAAGGGCAAGCTGAAGGTGTACGCCAGCTTCGGCTACTTCTTCGACATCATGAAGTACCAGTTGCCGCGCGGCAGTTTCGGCGGCGACTACTGGCACGACTGCGTGTATGCGCTGGATACTCCGAACTTCACGCAGATCCTGCCGCAGCGCGATTCACAGGGTCACTACTGCCCGCTGGGCGGCGGCGCCACTCCGGCGGTGGGCAGCTTCCCGGCCAACGGGATGCGGTTCATCGAGAACTTCGACTATCGCGAGCCGGCGAACGATCCGAACCAGGTGGGCTCGCTGGGACCAACGGGCCTGGTGGATCCGAACCTGGACCCGATGAAGCAGCACGAGATGGTGGTTGGAGCAGCTTGGGAGATCACGCCTTCGCTGGTGTTTGAGCCGCGTTATTCGCGCAAGCGGCTGGACCGGACGATTGAAGATGCCGGGACAATCACGCAGAACGGCGAGGTCTACTACATCGTCAATCCGGGCTATGGCGTGAACCAGAGCGTGCAGGACTGCAATGGATGTCCGGTGAATCCGAAGGCCGTCCGCAACTACGACGGGATCGAGTTCCGGCTGACGAAGCGGATGAGCTCGAACTTCACGGGGTCGGTCTCTTACACGTATAGCCGGCTGTACGGCAACTACAGCGGATTGACGGCTACGGATGTGAGCGATGGCGGCGGCGGGCGCAACGGTGCGAACAGCGACCGGGCGTTCGACGAGCCGTTCATGCAGTTCGATGCGCACGGCCACCGGGCCGACGGGCCGCTGGCGACGGACCGGCCGCACACGTTCAAGGGGTATGGCTACTACAACCTGAAGTGGTGGAAGGTGAACGCGATGATCGGCGGGTTCCAGCAGATCTATTCGGGGACGCCGCTGAGCAGCTATATCAGCGTATGGGGCGCTCCGGTATTTGTGGAGGGGCGTGGGAACTTCGTGGATATGGCGCGGGATCCGACGACGGGCAACTGGTCGGCGACCGGGGTGAGTTCAAAGAGGACCCCGATCTTCAGCCAGTCGGACATGAGCTTCTCGCAGGACTTCAGTGTGAGCAAGTCGAACGAGAAGATGAAGGCGCGGGTTGGGGTGGAGATCTTCAACCTGTTCAACCAGAAGAGCGTGACGCTGGTGAACCAGAACCTGATCAGCACCTCGGGGTTGAATCCGGCGCAGTGTGGAACGGCGGGGACGAACTGCACCCCGACGCAGGTAAACCAGTCGGGCTTTGACTACGGCGCCCTGATGTCGAAGGGGTATGACTATGTCGGAGCGGCGAACTCGCAGTCGAGGACGTTGAACAGCCTGTATGGGATGCCGTACGGGTGGCAGAATCCGCGGAGTATGCGGTTGACGTTCCGGCTGACGTTCTAG